In Uranotaenia lowii strain MFRU-FL chromosome 2, ASM2978415v1, whole genome shotgun sequence, one genomic interval encodes:
- the LOC129745365 gene encoding maltase 2-like encodes MKNYLRFQNCVRSGMGWVWFAVLAIGFCVASEQKRNWWQDTVFYQIYPRSFMDSDGDGIGDLRGITGKLQHLADAGVEATWLSPIFRSPMVDFGYDIQDYTEIQPEYGTMADFEAMMNEANRLGIKIVLDFVPNHSSDQCEWFQKSVARDPEYKDFYVWHDGRKNPAGGDPLPPNNWQSVFYGSAWTFHPQRGQFYLHQFTRQQPDLNFRNPAVVERMKQVMRFWLAKGVAGFRIDAVNHLFEVEDFRDEPETGTEKDPLSYAFTYHYYTKDLMECYDMVYQWREVLDQWQVENGGETRIMMTEAYANITFTMKYYGSGDGSRQGSHMPFNFLLITDLNQDSTAQDFAYTIEKWLTYMPRDKEANWVIGNHDQSRVGSRYGVERIDAINMMLMTLPGIAVTYYGEEIGMVDYKNIVGAQNSSQNVFIDFSRDPERTPFQWDGTSNAGFSTAASTWLPVNPNYIELNLEKQKTASTSHYKLYRDLVQLRKHVTFRKGSIQLIPYNDWVLTFVRELSGEDTFVTVINLGPQEQTVDLSVFPRLSNELKVTAASSTSSFKVGDTVERERLIIGSFDSLVLQDSLRQDRRIPLLGIQVPDLGLPLIAEMAIIALISFGLGMGLCYCCCRARTNGLDSQREMKPLVARRSI; translated from the coding sequence ATGAAAAATTATCTTCGGTTCCAAAACTGTGTACGGTCCGGAATGGGCTGGGTTTGGTTTGCGGTCCTAGCAATTGGCTTCTGTGTGGCCAGCGAACAGAAACGGAATTGGTGGCAAGACACGGtcttttatcagatttatcCTAGATCGTTCATGGACAGCGATGGGGATGGGATCGGAGATTTGCGGGGCATAACGGGGAAGCTGCAGCACCTGGCCGATGCGGGTGTAGAAGCCACCTGGCTATCGCCCATCTTCCGATCGCCGATGGTTGATTTCGGTTACGACATACAGGATTACACTGAGATACAGCCGGAGTACGGAACAATGGCCGATTTTGAAGCCATGATGAACGAGGCCAACCGGCTGGGGATTAAGATTGTGTTAGATTTTGTACCCAATCACAGCAGCGACCAGTGCGAGTGGTTCCAGAAATCGGTGGCTCGGGATCCGGAATACAAAGACTTCTACGTGTGGCACGATGGGCGAAAGAATCCGGCCGGGGGTGATCCGCTGCCACCGAATAACTGGCAATCCGTCTTCTATGGGTCGGCCTGGACGTTCCACCCACAGCGGGGGCAATTTTATCTGCATCAGTTCACCCGACAGCAGCCGGATCTGAACTTTCGCAACCCGGCCGTGGTAGAGCGCATGAAGCAGGTGATGCGATTTTGGTTAGCCAAAGGAGTGGCCGGCTTCCGGATCGATGCCGTCAACCATCTGTTCGAGGTGGAAGATTTTCGCGATGAACCGGAAACGGGCACGGAGAAAGACCCGCTGTCGTACGCGTTCACGTATCATTATTACACCAAAGATTTAATGGAATGCTACGACATGGTGTACCAGTGGCGAGAAGTCCTGGACCAATGGCAAGTTGAGAATGGTGGTGAAACTAGAATAATGATGACTGAAGCCTACGCCAACATTACATTTACCATGAAGTACTACGGTTCCGGCGACGGTTCTCGACAAGGTTCCCACATGCCGTTCAATTTTCTGCTGATAACGGACCTAAACCAGGATTCAACCGCTCAGGATTTTGCTTATACCATCGAAAAATGGTTAACATATATGCCGAGGGACAAGGAAGCCAATTGGGTAATCGGAAACCATGATCAGTCACGGGTCGGTTCAAGATATGGAGTAGAACGGATCGATGCCATAAATATGATGCTGATGACACTCCCTGGCATCGCGGTGACTTACTATGGCGAGGAAATAGGAATGGTTGATTACAAAAACATCGTTGGGGCCCAAAATAGTTCTCAAAATGTGTTTATAGATTTTTCGAGGGATCCCGAAAGAACTCCGTTTCAATGGGATGGGACTTCAAATGCAGGATTTTCGACGGCAGCGAGTACTTGGCTTCCTGTGAATCCTAACTATATAGAATTGAAtctagaaaaacagaaaactgCTTCAACAAGTCATTACAAACTGTACCGGGATTTGGTCCAGTTGAGGAAACATGTTACCTTTAGGAAAGGTTCCATTCAGCTTATTCCTTACAATGATTGGGTGCTAACTTTCGTAAGAGAACTTTCCGGTGAAGACACCTTCGTTACAGTTATAAACCTGGGACCCCAAGAACAAACCGTGGATCTATCAGTGTTTCCCAGACTTTCGAATGAACTGAAAGTGACGGCAGCTTCATCAACATCTTCGTTCAAAGTAGGTGATACGGTTGAACGAGAAAGGCTTATCATTGGGTCATTCGATTCTTTGGTGCTGCAGGACAGTCTCCGGCAAGACCGACGGATTCCGCTGTTGGGCATCCAGGTTCCCGACCTGGGTTTGCCCCTCATTGCGGAAATGGCCATCATTGCGTTGATATCATTTGGACTAGGAATGGGTCTGTGCTACTGCTGTTGCCGAGCAAGAACAAACGGGCTGGATTCGCAGCGTGAAATGAAGCCTCTGGTAGCCCGTCGCTCTATATGA
- the LOC129741569 gene encoding roundabout homolog 2-like, with protein sequence MDQCSRLMMFTLGSALILSCCLYNPVEAQLRPRILEHPADAVAAKEEPLTLNCKAAGRPPPEITWYHNGSPLGPSDRRVILPEGSLFFLKVMQNKREQDAGVYHCEAQNSAGVAVSRNATLQIAMLKDDFRAIPKDTVALVGGPVILNCTPPRGIPEPSVLWLKDGKLLDISGKRLSMVDSGSLMISEIQPNDTGKYECSAQSMAGTKTTPPAHLKVLAPPTIVKSPHDTEVLEGEGFDLPCELAGDPKPVVTWRKESGRLPDGRSRKLLDNTLRIEDARQDDEGKYICEGHNEGGNVTISVYLYVYEAPTFMEAPVDVVIREGEGITLPCRAKGRPTVRIFWDRIDKTHIDNSGNKSITAQAQVAHKPAEKSKRSVSFKPHDSHIRSFAPEPISNWSIKIEPVSEKQLFHVAASRTHLLRNKRESVESTIEMEAISSTIPSMLSNSIIHFEDNGGLTLKAVSKADEGWYACAAINEAGSIVKKIFIKVLDKDESLEARKEQIHTYDQSRWVSEQFIVLNNVFTISASSIGISWDVTDSATKMPLRMYYRVAHEPMVNFIYNSTFESQVTTSNLKEFTLNDLRPFTEYEIFASIPEGLSGSVSNIRRGRTLDGPPSAPPTEVRVGVINTTAAFVRWSPPPVNLLNGELTGYKIQIKSNTTNKVLGQMVLNSTTQSVVINSLTPGATYIAKVASLTAGGIGPYSLPTPLHMDPQNIVRSDPTPSYWMSSWMSGTALVILCVGLIGGAVFAIFWTVRKKQSVKASYPGPSVTTIIPDKQHTLWLHGNTLVKPSHSLDPPSTSEYAELTNNTQQMKSNNCIPPEPYATVTLQRGGTISEESCMKCANSPVSSEYNAPMREPINISDVLPPPPDHPYGTYRPPTSMTIRTNPAALSPQMMRKNHPPPPMPNRWDTMPPPIPSFPQNWIRPRHMNPALTMNNAEMYTENDYESGSVLYEQCYRPDQMPPVMPPPNGHHFFGRGGEPTEEFYRHMNMEFSEDMCFEPASPPAPCPETPLNSKYMSGGGAGSLDSPVISRKIGGGMNTASRGHLPNSASSNSNNYSSQHSTGQSSESDSDNRWAPARTKRSRSRSKSSDRKYNRTLIR encoded by the exons CTCAACTGCGGCCACGCATACTGGAACACCCGGCAGATGCGGTGGCGGCCAAAGAAGAACCCCTAACCCTGAATTGCAAAGCCGCCGGTCGACCGCCGCCGGAAATAACCTGGTATCACAATGGGTCCCCGCTGGGTCCTTCAGATCGGCGGGTTATCCTACCCGAAGGATCCTTGTTCTtcctgaa AGTCATGCAGAATAAGCGTGAGCAGGATGCCGGCGTCTACCATTGTGAGGCGCAGAATTCTGCAGGAGTGGCCGTTAGTAGAAACGCGACGCTTCAGATAGCGATGCTCAAGGATGACTTTCGGGCAATTCCAAAGGACACAGTTGCCCTAGTGGGGGGTCCAGTGATACTCAACTGTACGCCACCTAGAGGGATTCCGGAACCATCAGTCCTATGGTTGAAGGACGGTAAGCTGCTCGATATAAGTGGCAAGCGCCTGTCGATGGTTGATTCGGGTAGCCTCATGATCTCGGAAATACAACCGAATGATACGGGGAAGTACGAATGTTCAGCTCAAAGCATGGCTGGAACAAAAACGACGCCACCTGctcatttgaaagttttagCTCCTCCAACGATCGTTAAAAGTCCTCACGATACAGAAGTGCTGGAGGGCGAAGGGTTCGATCTTCCATGCGAATTGGCAGGCGATCCTAAGCCAGTTGTTACGTGGCGTAAGGAAAGTGGACGTCTTCCGGATGGCAGGTCCCGAAAACTATTGGACAATACTTTGCGAATAGAAGATGCCCGGCAGGATGATGAGGGCAAGTATATTTGCGAAGGTCACAATGAGGGCGGGAATGTTACGATCTCAGTCTATCTGTACGTCTACGAGGCCCCAACATTTATGGAAGCTCCAGTAGACGTAGTCATCAGGGAAGGAGAAGGCATTACATTGCCATGTCGAGCCAAAGGTCGACCAACGGTTCGAATATTCTGGGATCGAATCGATAAGACCCATATAGATAACAGTGGAAACAAATCGATAACGGCCCAAGCACAAGTTGCGCACAAACCGGCGGAGAAATCGAAAAGAAGTGTTTCGTTCAAGCCACACGATAGCCACATCCGATCGTTTGCTCCGGAACCGATCAGCAATTGGTCGATCAAGATCGAACCTGTCTCCGAGAAACAACTCTTCCACGTGGCAGCTTCCCGAACGCATTTATTACGCAACAAACGCGAATCGGTTGAATCAACCATCGAAATGGAAGCGATCTCCAGTACCATTCCGTCGATGCTCAGCAACAGTATTATCCACTTTGAAGATAATGGTGGACTTACGCTTAAGGCCGTGAGTAAAGCAGACGAAGGTTGGTACGCTTGTGCAGCTATTAACGAAGCCGGAAGTATTGTTAAAAAGATATTCATTAAAGTACTCGATAAGGACGAATCTCTCGAGGCGAGAAAGGAGCAAATTCATACTTACGATCAGAGTCGATGGGTTAGCGAGCAGTTTATAGTTCTGAACAATGTGTTCACGATATCGGCTAGCTCGATCGGAATCTCCTGGGATGTTACGGATAGTGCGACAAAAATGCCACTTCGAATGTACTATCGAGTGGCCCACGAGCCAATGGTAAACTTCATCTACAATTCCACTTTCGAAAGTCAAGTGACCACAAGCAATCTGAAAGAGTTCACCCTCAACGATCTGCGACCGTTCACCGAGTACGAAATTTTCGCTAGCATTCCTGAAGGTTTATCTGGATCGGTGTCCAACATTAGACGCGGAAGAACCCTCGATGGACCGCCATCTGCTCCTCCAACGGAAGTGAGAGTTGGAGTAATAAATACAACCGCTGCATTCGTACGCTGGTCTCCACCACCGGTAAACCTACTCAACGGGGAACTCACTGGTTATAAG ATTCAAATCAAGTCCAATACCACCAACAAGGTGCTGGGGCAGATGGTTCTGAACTCGACTACCCAATCGGTGGTCATTAATAGCTTGACACCGGGAGCAACCTACATTGCCAAAGTGGCAAGTCTGACGGCTGGTGGAATAG gTCCTTACAGTTTGCCAACTCCACTTCACATGGATCCTCAAAATATAGTTAG GTCCGACCCCACTCCAAGCTATTGGATGTCTTCCTGGATGTCTGGGACGGCGTTAGTGATTTTATGCGTGGGTCTGATTGGTGGCGCAGTCTTTGCCATCTTTTGGACAGTTAGGAAGAAGCAAAGCGTGAAGGCATCCTACCCGGGACCATCGGTAACGACGATTATCCCAGATAAGCAGCATACACTGTGGCTGCATGGAAATACGCTTGTGAAGCCTTCCCATTCGCTAGATCCTCCAAGTACTTCAGAGTATGCGGAGCTAACGAACAACACCCAACAGATGAAGAGCAACAATTGCATTCCGCCAGAACCTTACGCCACAGTAACGTTACAGCGCGGAGGAACGATATCGGAGGAGTCTTGCATGAAGTGCGCCAACAGTCCAGTCTCGAGTGAGTACAACGCTCCGATGCGGGAGCCAATCAACATATCAGACGTACTGCCACCGCCCCCAGATCATCCCTATGGCACATATCGCCCACCGACTAGCATGACGATCCGGACCAATCCAGCTGCCCTGTCGCCACAAATGATGCGCAAAAACCACCCGCCTCCACCCATGCCGAATCGGTGGGACACCATGCCGCCGCCAATCCCAAGCTTCCCCCAAAACTGGATCCGCCCAAGGCATATGAACCCGGCGTTGACCATGAACAATGCCGAAATGTACACGGAAAACGACTACGAAAGTGGATCGGTGCTCTACGAGCAGTGCTATCGACCGGATCAGATGCCCCCGGTCATGCCTCCGCCCAATGGACATCATTTTTTCGGTCGTGGCGGTGAACCAACGGAAGAGTTCTACCGCCACATGAACATGGAATTCTCCGAGGATATGTGCTTCGAGCCAGCCAGTCCACCAGCCCCCTGTCCGGAAACTCCGCTCAACAGTAAGTACATGTCCGGGGGAGGGGCCGGATCGCTCGACAGTCCAGTCATATCCCGCAAAATAGGCGGCGGCATGAACACGGCCTCCCGGGGACACCTGCCAAACAGCGCGTCCAGCAATAGTAACAACTATAGCAGCCAACACAGCACCGGTCAAAGTTCCGAAAGTGACAGCGACAACCGGTGGGCTCCGGCCCGAACAAAACGTAGCCGAAGTAGGTCCAAGAGTAGTGATAGAAAATACAATCGGACGCTTATCCGATAA
- the LOC129741571 gene encoding mitochondrial import receptor subunit TOM20 homolog, with translation MDISRTTIGIAAGVAGTLFLGYCLYFDQKRRKDPDFKKKLRERRKAKKAAAAASGPRSTMPDMTAHEEVQRFFLQEIQMGEALISSGDIENGVEHLANAVIVCGQPAQLLQVLQQSLPAQVFTLLISRMRQHGNPNGESERAKLQDMNDDLE, from the exons ATGGACATCAGCAGAACAACCATCGGGATTGCCGCCGGAGTGGCCGGAACTCTGTTCCTGGGATACTGCCTGTACTTTGACCAGAAACGCCGCAAAGATCCCGACTTCAAGAAGAAACTACGTGAAA GGAGGAAAGCCAAAAAGGCAGCCGCGGCTGCTAGTGGCCCCAGGTCAACGATGCCAGACATGACGGCCCACGAAGAGGTGCAAAG ATTCTTCCTGCAAGAAATTCAGATGGGAGAGGCTCTGATCTCTTCTGGTGACATTGAAAACGGCGTAGAACATCTGGCCAATGCAGTGATCGTGTGTGGCCAACCAGCACAGCTTTTGCAA GTCCTCCAGCAAAGTCTGCCAGCCCAGGTGTTTACACTGCTAATCAGTCGCATGCGACAACATGGCAATCCCAACGGCGAGAGCGAGCGGGCCAAGCTGCAGGACATGAACGACGATTTGGAATAA